A region from the Triticum aestivum cultivar Chinese Spring chromosome 3D, IWGSC CS RefSeq v2.1, whole genome shotgun sequence genome encodes:
- the LOC123077843 gene encoding probable membrane-associated kinase regulator 2: MESFSLLKYLRGGAVAGNQRAAVAATAIAASACEDGGEGGGSGGGGDVVEDDAAFFDLEFAVPGDESAASDAEEERVEFNFSVAGDAASGGEVVAVEPVAPASETENGVGKETEPAATAEAPAASFLRPATKFRVLLLKLRKPKVPAPAEGNAGGAGGAAGDSMAPKTNRFLIKFRVEDAPFVSLFTRDNSSRTSDAGAGAGAARPAVQAPQPSDAVAITAEERRFAKEVMLKYLNKIKPLYVKVSRRYGERLRFAGASEGEETDAEPEPSPSPSATPSPAPSQPRAPPAPLPQPVVVACGVRAPRASVPAGLKQACKRLGKSRSASSAVAAAPSPSATPPTPAQPQRRDDSLLQLQDGIQGAIAHCKRSFNASKGSESPLLRSMTEPKADGAADTKDGVDGA; encoded by the exons ATGGAATCGTTCAGCCTCCTCAAGTACCTGCGCGGCGGAGCGGTCGCCGGCAACCAGCGCGCGGCCGTGGCGGCCACGGCCATAGCCGCGTCGGCGTGTGAGGACGGCGGTGAAGGGGGTGGAAGTGGTGGGGGCGGGGACGTGGTGGAAGACGACGCGGCGTTCTTCGACCTCGAGTTCGCGGTGCCGGGCGACGAGAGCGCCGCGTcggacgcggaggaggagagggtcGAGTTCAACTTCTCCGTCGCCGGCGACGCCGCGTCCGGCGGCGAGGTGGTGGCCGTCGAACCGGTGGCGCCGGCCAGTGAGACTGAGAACGGCGTCGGGAAGGAGACGGAGCCTGCTGCGACGGCAGAGGCCCCGGCGGCGTCGTTCCTCCGTCCGGCGACCAAGTTCCGCGTGCTGCTGCTTAAGCTGAGGAAGCCGAAGGTCCCCGCCCCGGCGGAGGGCAACGCCGGTGGTGCTGGCGGCGCCGCTGGCGATTCCATGGCGCCCAAGACGAACCGTTTCCTGATCAAGTTCCGGGTGGAGGACGCGCCGTTTGTCTCGCTCTTCACGCGTGACAACAGCTCTCGCACCTccgacgccggcgccggcgccggcgcggccaGGCCGGCGGTGCAGGCACCCCAGCCTTCCGACGCGGTGGCGATCACCGCCGAGGAGCGGCGTTTCGCCAAGGAGGTTATGCTCAAGTACCTGAACAAAATCAAGCCCCTGTACGTCAAGGTCTCCCGCCGCTACGGCGAGCGCCTACGGTTCGCCGGCGCCAGCGAGGGCGAGGAGACGGACGCGGAGCCCGAACCCTCGCCGTCCCCTTCCGCGACACCTTCCCCCGCCCCCTCCCAGCCTCGTGCCCCGCCAGCCCCTCTTCCACAGCCCGTCGTCGTCGCGTGCGGCGTGCGCGCTCCGCGCGCCAGCGTCCCGGCCGGCCTGAAGCAGGCGTGCAAGCGCCTCGGCAAGAGCCGGTCCGCGTCCTCCGCCGTAGCGGCCGCACCGTCGCCGTCGGCCACACCACCGACCCCCGCGCAGCCGCAGCGCCGCGACGACTCGCTGCTGCAGCTGCAGGACGGCATCCAGGGCGCCATTGCGCACTGCAAGCGCTCCTTCAACGCCTCCAAAG GGTCCGAGTCGCCGCTGCTGAGGTCCATGACGGAGCCGAAGGCCGACGGCGCGGCCGACACCAAGGACGGCGTCGACGGCGCGTGA